From the Arthrobacter sp. PM3 genome, one window contains:
- a CDS encoding DUF3000 domain-containing protein, translating to MSSLDQVPADFLFALGTLRQARCRSELHLDEIPAPTGLAPFAVALGAEVIGPGAPAGAVHGPAAAALARASGSDDVELATGRFILLHDPDGSAVWDGEFRIVTYIRAQLEPEMGNDELLGSVAWTWLVEALESHQAPYRSAGGTATRVLSESFGTLSDRPDSIDIELRASWTPATPDITSHLEAWSDMVCTFAGLPPLPEGVTALPRRPRGHA from the coding sequence GTGAGCTCCCTCGATCAGGTTCCGGCAGATTTCCTCTTCGCCCTGGGAACCCTTCGGCAGGCCCGTTGCCGCAGCGAGCTGCACCTGGATGAAATCCCGGCGCCGACGGGCCTCGCCCCGTTCGCCGTCGCCCTCGGGGCCGAGGTGATCGGCCCCGGCGCCCCCGCCGGCGCCGTGCACGGCCCCGCCGCGGCGGCGCTGGCTCGGGCATCCGGCAGCGACGATGTCGAACTCGCCACCGGCCGCTTCATCCTGCTCCACGATCCCGACGGCTCCGCCGTGTGGGACGGCGAGTTCAGGATCGTCACCTACATCCGCGCGCAGCTGGAGCCTGAAATGGGCAACGACGAGTTACTGGGATCCGTGGCCTGGACCTGGCTCGTCGAGGCGCTGGAGAGCCATCAGGCGCCCTACCGTTCCGCCGGGGGCACGGCCACGAGGGTGCTCTCCGAGAGTTTCGGAACATTGTCCGACCGGCCGGACTCGATCGATATCGAACTGCGGGCATCCTGGACTCCCGCCACCCCGGACATCACCTCGCACCTGGAGGCATGGTCTGACATGGTCTGCACCTTCGCCGGGCTCCCGCCGCTGCCCGAAGGCGTCACTGCCCTGCCGCGCCGTCCCCGCGGACACGCGTGA
- a CDS encoding low specificity L-threonine aldolase: MNTIETAPASTAVRLHDPSVRGFASDNYSGVHPEVLAALAAANEGHQVSYGEDEYTARLQKLMEEHFGEGIECFPVFNGTGANVLSLQSLLPRWGAVICAATAHINMDENGAPERIGGIKLLQVPTTDGKLTPALIDQEAWGWGDEHRAQPLAVSITQTTELGTCYTPEEVRAIAEHVHSKGMKLHMDGARLANAAAHLGVPLRAFTRDAGVDILSFGGTKNGLLFGEVVIALNPDAAHGLLYLRKMNMQLASKMRFMSAQFIALLEGDLWLRSAAHANAMAARLRAGVEAIPGVQLSQKTESNGVFAILPAGVADRLRKSFRFYDWNEAAREVRWMCSFDTTEEDVDSFIAAIKRELAAA, translated from the coding sequence ATGAACACAATTGAAACCGCCCCTGCCAGCACTGCGGTGCGGCTCCATGACCCTTCCGTCCGCGGCTTCGCCTCGGACAACTACTCCGGTGTGCACCCGGAGGTCCTCGCGGCCCTGGCCGCCGCCAACGAAGGCCACCAGGTCTCCTACGGCGAGGACGAGTACACGGCCCGCTTGCAGAAGCTGATGGAAGAACACTTCGGTGAAGGCATCGAGTGCTTCCCGGTGTTCAACGGCACCGGCGCGAACGTCCTGTCCCTGCAGTCCCTGCTGCCGCGCTGGGGTGCCGTCATCTGCGCCGCCACCGCCCACATCAACATGGATGAAAACGGCGCCCCGGAGCGGATCGGCGGCATCAAGCTGCTGCAGGTCCCCACCACGGACGGCAAGCTCACCCCCGCACTGATCGACCAGGAAGCCTGGGGCTGGGGCGACGAGCACCGGGCCCAGCCGCTGGCCGTCTCCATCACCCAGACCACCGAACTCGGCACCTGCTACACGCCGGAGGAGGTCCGCGCCATCGCGGAGCATGTCCACTCCAAGGGCATGAAGCTGCACATGGACGGCGCCCGGCTGGCCAACGCCGCCGCCCACCTGGGTGTTCCGCTGCGGGCCTTCACCCGCGACGCCGGCGTGGACATCCTCTCCTTCGGCGGCACCAAGAACGGGCTGCTGTTCGGCGAGGTCGTGATCGCCCTGAACCCGGATGCCGCGCACGGCCTGCTCTACCTGCGCAAGATGAACATGCAGCTGGCGTCCAAGATGCGGTTCATGTCCGCCCAGTTCATCGCCCTGCTCGAGGGCGACCTGTGGCTGCGCTCGGCCGCCCACGCAAATGCCATGGCCGCCCGCCTGCGGGCCGGCGTCGAGGCGATCCCCGGCGTTCAGCTGAGCCAGAAGACGGAGTCCAACGGCGTTTTCGCCATCCTGCCCGCCGGCGTCGCGGACCGGCTGCGCAAGTCCTTCCGCTTCTACGACTGGAACGAGGCGGCCCGCGAGGTCCGCTGGATGTGCTCCTTCGACACCACCGAGGAAGACGTTGATTCCTTCATTGCGGCCATCAAGCGCGAGCTCGCTGCCGCCTGA
- a CDS encoding SDR family oxidoreductase has protein sequence MSAGRPLNVLVTGGSGPSGIAAARALRDAGHRVFTVGSDAARIQAAAAEAGSGVTPLVCDLASLAGVRDLRAAVIATAGSVDGVIHLVGGWRGAKGIADQSDDDWDFLERNAITTLRNVTRVFFDDLAASDAGRFAMVSSTAVAAPTAGGASYAAAKAAAEAWTLAVADGFRRVQSGRREDPVEQHSAAAIFVVKALVDPAMRAKAPERTFPGFTDVADLAAAAAGLFDTPAGDLNGRRLPLDR, from the coding sequence ATGAGTGCCGGACGTCCCCTGAACGTGCTGGTCACGGGCGGCAGCGGCCCTTCGGGGATCGCCGCCGCCCGCGCCCTGCGCGACGCCGGCCATAGGGTCTTCACGGTCGGCTCCGATGCCGCCCGCATCCAAGCCGCCGCTGCCGAGGCCGGCAGCGGCGTCACGCCGCTCGTCTGCGACCTCGCCAGCCTGGCCGGAGTCCGGGACCTGCGGGCCGCCGTCATCGCGACGGCGGGAAGCGTCGACGGCGTCATCCACCTCGTGGGCGGTTGGCGCGGCGCGAAAGGCATTGCCGACCAGAGCGACGACGACTGGGACTTCCTGGAACGCAATGCCATCACGACGCTGCGGAACGTCACCCGCGTCTTCTTCGACGACCTCGCGGCCTCGGACGCCGGCCGCTTCGCCATGGTGTCGTCGACGGCGGTGGCCGCCCCGACGGCGGGAGGCGCCAGTTACGCCGCGGCCAAGGCCGCCGCGGAAGCCTGGACCCTCGCGGTGGCCGACGGCTTCCGGCGGGTCCAGTCCGGCCGCAGGGAAGACCCTGTGGAGCAGCACAGCGCGGCCGCCATCTTCGTGGTCAAGGCCCTCGTTGACCCCGCCATGCGGGCCAAGGCCCCCGAACGCACCTTCCCCGGCTTCACGGACGTGGCCGATCTGGCCGCTGCCGCCGCCGGGCTCTTCGACACCCCCGCCGGCGACCTGAACGGCCGGCGGCTGCCGCTGGACCGCTGA
- a CDS encoding DUF6421 family protein, producing the protein MTTTALTAPAPITAGNQEWLRLKAAATALQALQVQDGSVPDAAAHEAAAGYVETITAAVSALAPSFPHDARYLELLVTDFGRWADGGFGVPDFLDSLQAFQPQQHRINGLQHLVVFPMYTQNGSSNRLVEAVLIEVIWPEFIGGLETGEYSNKLFVPIRFLDFTPGYDTNSAVLFPETVAVRETPTFTWGAIFADREAARFRRVLRAAADITSLQLPEDAAALLEDQALTQETFVMWDLIHDRTHMRGDLPFDPFMIKQRMPYFLYSLEELRCDLTAFRESVKIEKDEDADPEARKHAKLVQYAVIFDRIFRFAITGTRVRNYDGLGGQLLFAWMHQHHVLHWTDSKLSIDWDAAADVVVELGARIEELYWRSIDRPKMAHWLAAYELISGTVTPNPASVWAKGPDALPLAGPPRGLTDQVLDDEFPLSMFYEALEKKMRPVIESTAGITGSTDISTDTTAGTEGSSQALNAG; encoded by the coding sequence ATGACCACGACCGCTCTCACCGCCCCCGCCCCGATCACTGCCGGCAACCAGGAATGGCTGCGGCTCAAGGCTGCCGCCACCGCATTGCAGGCCCTGCAGGTCCAGGACGGATCCGTGCCGGATGCCGCAGCCCACGAAGCCGCCGCCGGGTACGTTGAAACCATCACCGCTGCGGTCTCGGCCCTGGCCCCGTCCTTCCCGCACGACGCCCGGTACCTGGAGCTCCTCGTCACCGACTTCGGCCGGTGGGCCGACGGCGGCTTCGGCGTGCCGGACTTCCTGGATTCCCTGCAGGCCTTCCAGCCGCAGCAGCACCGGATCAACGGCCTGCAGCACCTCGTCGTGTTCCCGATGTACACCCAGAACGGCAGCAGCAACCGCCTCGTGGAGGCCGTGCTGATCGAGGTCATCTGGCCCGAGTTCATCGGCGGCCTGGAAACGGGTGAATACTCCAACAAGCTCTTCGTCCCGATCCGTTTCCTCGACTTCACCCCCGGCTACGACACCAACTCCGCTGTCCTCTTCCCCGAGACCGTCGCCGTCCGCGAGACCCCGACGTTCACGTGGGGCGCGATTTTCGCCGACCGCGAGGCCGCCCGCTTCCGCCGCGTCCTGCGCGCCGCGGCGGACATCACCTCGCTGCAGCTGCCCGAAGACGCGGCCGCGCTGCTGGAGGACCAGGCGCTGACGCAGGAGACGTTCGTCATGTGGGACCTCATCCACGACCGCACGCACATGCGCGGCGACCTGCCGTTCGACCCGTTCATGATCAAGCAGCGCATGCCGTACTTCCTCTACTCGCTCGAGGAACTGCGCTGCGACCTGACCGCGTTCCGCGAATCCGTGAAGATCGAAAAGGACGAGGACGCCGACCCGGAGGCCCGCAAGCATGCCAAGCTCGTCCAGTACGCGGTGATCTTCGACCGCATCTTCCGCTTCGCCATCACCGGCACGCGGGTGCGCAACTATGACGGCCTCGGCGGCCAGCTGCTGTTCGCCTGGATGCACCAGCACCACGTCCTGCACTGGACCGACAGCAAGCTCAGCATCGACTGGGACGCCGCTGCCGACGTCGTGGTTGAACTCGGCGCCCGGATCGAGGAACTGTACTGGCGCTCGATCGACCGGCCCAAGATGGCCCACTGGCTTGCCGCCTATGAACTCATCTCAGGCACCGTCACCCCCAACCCGGCCTCGGTCTGGGCCAAGGGTCCGGACGCCCTCCCCCTGGCCGGCCCGCCGCGCGGCCTCACGGACCAGGTCCTCGACGACGAGTTCCCGCTCTCCATGTTCTACGAAGCCCTGGAGAAGAAGATGCGGCCGGTCATTGAATCCACCGCCGGCATCACGGGGTCGACAGACATCAGCACGGACACCACAGCCGGCACCGAAGGCAGCTCACAGGCCCTGAACGCCGGATGA
- the msrB gene encoding peptide-methionine (R)-S-oxide reductase MsrB produces MSIFNNRSKTMPVAAPPSEPANEPASGTAAPPPAHATVEKTDAQWRQELTPEEYRVLRQAGTERPYTGEFWDTHTRGVYQCRACGTDLFTSNEKFDSHCGWPSFWAPLAEGTVRYIHDRSMGMDRVEVRCATCDSHLGHVFDGEGYGTPTDQRFCINSVSLKLVPADGAGK; encoded by the coding sequence ATGAGCATCTTCAACAACAGGTCCAAAACCATGCCCGTTGCCGCGCCCCCCTCCGAGCCCGCCAACGAGCCCGCGTCCGGCACCGCCGCCCCTCCGCCCGCGCACGCGACGGTCGAAAAGACCGATGCCCAGTGGCGCCAGGAGCTCACCCCGGAGGAGTACCGAGTGCTGCGCCAGGCCGGCACCGAACGGCCCTACACCGGCGAGTTTTGGGACACCCACACCCGCGGCGTCTACCAGTGCCGGGCCTGCGGCACCGATCTCTTCACGAGCAACGAGAAGTTCGACTCGCATTGCGGCTGGCCGTCGTTCTGGGCTCCGCTGGCCGAGGGCACTGTCCGCTACATCCACGACCGCTCCATGGGCATGGACCGGGTCGAAGTCCGCTGCGCCACGTGCGATTCCCACCTCGGGCACGTGTTCGACGGCGAGGGCTACGGCACCCCCACGGACCAGCGGTTCTGCATTAACTCCGTCTCGCTCAAGCTCGTCCCGGCGGACGGAGCCGGAAAGTAG
- a CDS encoding S9 family peptidase codes for MASSLRLLPDSGRASAPSPAAGPSGSAKWAVGGIIGGSAAAGVLAAGSSALALYFARRVITPAKFRDADQEVLAVIPAGRSQHVILAATPETTVDGVYGFFFDGGRGHARIGRILSYSPAERTVLREVEAVYSGDFTTARRGWWSGAAYPDPAAMGLPSEDVLIGVDGGTAPAWLVGAAPASEAAATDVWAIMVHGRGASRQEGLRAVRTARELGMSSLLISYRNDGLAPSASDGRYGLGTTEWRDVDSAIGYALQQGAREVVLFGWSMGGAICLQAADLSRHRQVIRAMVLDAPVINWVDVLAHHAELNRIPSSVGRYGQLMLGHPLGRRLTGLAAPVDLKTMDWVARAVELRTPTLIVHSVDDEYVPYGPSAALAEKNPEMVTFEPFNTARHTKEWNLDPERWERQVTAWLRQQLAPRANPGGLEPAPGDAAPQ; via the coding sequence ATGGCATCCTCCCTGCGCCTGCTGCCGGACTCCGGCCGGGCCTCCGCACCCTCTCCCGCTGCCGGACCTTCGGGCAGTGCCAAGTGGGCGGTGGGCGGCATTATCGGCGGCAGCGCCGCCGCCGGAGTGCTGGCCGCGGGATCGTCCGCCCTGGCGCTGTACTTCGCCCGCCGTGTCATCACGCCGGCCAAATTCCGCGACGCGGACCAGGAAGTGCTGGCCGTGATCCCGGCCGGCCGGTCGCAGCACGTCATCCTCGCCGCCACCCCGGAGACCACCGTCGACGGGGTGTACGGATTCTTTTTCGACGGCGGACGCGGGCACGCGCGGATCGGCCGGATCCTGTCCTACTCGCCGGCTGAACGTACGGTGCTGCGGGAAGTCGAAGCCGTCTACAGCGGCGACTTCACCACCGCCCGCCGCGGCTGGTGGAGCGGAGCGGCCTATCCGGATCCCGCCGCCATGGGCCTGCCGTCGGAGGACGTGCTGATCGGCGTCGACGGCGGGACGGCGCCGGCATGGCTGGTGGGTGCGGCGCCGGCGTCGGAGGCAGCGGCGACGGACGTCTGGGCGATCATGGTGCACGGCCGCGGCGCCTCGCGGCAGGAGGGCCTGCGGGCCGTCCGGACCGCCCGGGAACTGGGCATGTCCAGTCTGCTGATCTCTTACCGCAACGACGGCCTGGCCCCCTCCGCCAGCGACGGCCGTTACGGCCTGGGCACCACGGAGTGGCGCGACGTCGACTCCGCCATCGGCTACGCCCTGCAGCAGGGCGCCCGCGAGGTGGTCCTGTTCGGCTGGTCGATGGGCGGTGCGATCTGCCTCCAGGCAGCGGACCTTTCGCGGCACCGCCAGGTGATCCGGGCGATGGTCCTGGACGCCCCCGTGATCAACTGGGTCGACGTGCTGGCCCACCACGCGGAGCTGAACCGGATCCCGTCCTCGGTGGGCCGCTACGGCCAGCTGATGCTCGGCCACCCCCTGGGCCGGCGGCTGACCGGGCTGGCCGCCCCGGTGGACCTGAAGACGATGGACTGGGTTGCGCGGGCCGTGGAACTGCGGACCCCGACCCTCATTGTGCACAGCGTGGACGATGAATATGTCCCGTACGGGCCCTCCGCCGCACTGGCCGAGAAAAACCCGGAGATGGTCACGTTCGAGCCCTTCAACACCGCCCGGCACACCAAGGAATGGAACCTGGATCCGGAGCGGTGGGAGCGGCAGGTCACTGCCTGGCTCCGGCAGCAGCTGGCGCCCCGGGCCAATCCCGGCGGCCTGGAGCCGGCCCCCGGGGACGCCGCGCCGCAGTGA
- the ybaK gene encoding Cys-tRNA(Pro) deacylase: MARKSASQGTPATAALAAAGVPFTAHPYAHDPAVASYGLEAAQMLGVDPDRVFKTLMVDVDGRLAVGVVPVSGNLDLKAMAAALGGKKAAMADPAAAQRRTGYVLGGISPLGQRQSSPTVVDESALALETILVSGGRRGLDIELAPAELIRLTAARTVRIGTRHD; the protein is encoded by the coding sequence ATGGCCCGCAAATCCGCATCGCAGGGAACCCCGGCCACCGCAGCACTCGCGGCCGCCGGGGTTCCCTTCACCGCCCACCCCTACGCCCACGACCCCGCGGTGGCCAGCTACGGCCTCGAAGCCGCGCAGATGCTGGGCGTTGACCCGGACCGGGTCTTCAAGACCCTGATGGTCGACGTCGACGGGCGGCTCGCCGTCGGCGTCGTGCCTGTCAGCGGGAACCTGGACCTCAAGGCGATGGCTGCCGCGCTGGGCGGCAAAAAGGCCGCGATGGCCGACCCGGCCGCGGCGCAGCGGCGGACCGGCTATGTGCTCGGCGGCATCTCACCGCTCGGGCAGCGCCAGTCCTCCCCCACGGTGGTGGATGAGAGCGCACTGGCGCTGGAGACCATCCTCGTCTCGGGCGGACGTCGCGGGCTGGACATCGAACTGGCCCCTGCCGAACTCATCCGGCTCACGGCCGCCCGCACCGTGAGAATCGGCACCCGGCACGACTGA
- a CDS encoding SufE family protein yields MNTSSLPAALAGIVDDFQALTEPERLQLLLEYSQGLPELPERLRDHPELLEQVVECQTPLFLTIETEPADAGAPERVRLYFKAPKEAPTTRGFAGVLHEGLDGLSAEEILAVPDDMPEQLGLTRAITPLRMRGMTAMLGRIKRKVAASGARQAQA; encoded by the coding sequence ATGAATACTTCTTCCCTCCCGGCCGCGCTGGCCGGCATTGTTGACGATTTCCAGGCCCTGACCGAACCCGAACGGCTGCAGCTGCTCCTCGAATACTCGCAGGGGCTGCCGGAGCTTCCGGAGCGGCTCCGGGACCATCCCGAGCTGCTGGAGCAGGTGGTGGAGTGCCAGACCCCGCTGTTCCTCACCATCGAAACGGAACCGGCCGACGCCGGCGCACCGGAACGCGTGCGGCTCTACTTCAAGGCCCCCAAGGAAGCCCCGACCACCCGCGGTTTCGCCGGAGTGCTCCATGAAGGCCTCGACGGCCTCAGCGCCGAGGAAATCCTGGCCGTACCGGACGACATGCCCGAACAGCTGGGCCTCACCCGCGCCATCACTCCCCTGCGCATGCGCGGAATGACCGCCATGCTGGGCCGGATCAAGCGCAAAGTCGCTGCCTCCGGCGCCCGGCAGGCGCAGGCCTGA
- a CDS encoding sulfurtransferase encodes MSYPVEQNEKFAAYAHPERLVSTEWLAAAVEAGALDGGKLVVVESDEDVLLYETGHIPGAVKIDWHTDLNDEVTRDYVDGEAFAALAAAKGISRDSTVVIYGDKSNWWAAYALWVFTLFGHEDVRLLDGGRDKWIAEGRALTTETSVPAAGKYPVVERNDAPIRAFKEDVLAHFGKPLIDVRSAEEYTGQRTHMPAYPEEGALRGGHIPTAASIPWARAAAEDGTYRSRGELEALYLGEAGLKEGDDVVAYCRIGERSSHTWFALKYLLGFDTVRNYDGSWTEWGNAVRVPIAKGAERGTVPAGR; translated from the coding sequence ATGTCCTACCCCGTTGAGCAGAACGAGAAGTTCGCCGCGTACGCCCACCCCGAGCGCCTGGTCTCGACCGAATGGCTCGCCGCGGCGGTTGAGGCCGGCGCGCTCGACGGCGGCAAGCTCGTTGTGGTGGAGTCGGACGAGGACGTGCTGCTGTACGAAACCGGGCACATCCCCGGCGCCGTCAAGATCGACTGGCACACGGACCTCAACGACGAAGTCACCCGCGACTACGTCGACGGCGAGGCATTCGCCGCCCTGGCTGCCGCCAAGGGCATCTCCCGGGACAGCACCGTGGTCATTTACGGCGACAAGTCCAACTGGTGGGCCGCCTACGCCCTGTGGGTGTTCACGCTTTTCGGCCACGAAGACGTCCGGCTCCTGGACGGCGGCCGGGACAAGTGGATCGCCGAGGGCCGTGCCCTGACCACCGAAACCTCCGTTCCGGCGGCCGGGAAGTACCCGGTGGTGGAGCGCAACGACGCCCCCATCCGCGCCTTCAAAGAGGACGTCCTGGCCCACTTCGGCAAGCCGCTGATCGACGTCCGCTCGGCCGAGGAATACACCGGCCAGCGCACGCACATGCCGGCCTACCCGGAGGAGGGCGCACTGCGCGGCGGCCACATCCCCACTGCCGCTTCCATCCCGTGGGCCCGTGCGGCCGCCGAGGACGGCACCTACCGCAGCCGCGGCGAACTGGAGGCCCTATACCTGGGCGAGGCCGGACTCAAGGAAGGCGACGACGTCGTGGCCTACTGCCGGATCGGAGAACGGTCCAGCCACACCTGGTTCGCGCTGAAGTACCTTCTGGGCTTCGACACCGTCCGGAACTACGACGGCTCCTGGACCGAGTGGGGCAACGCCGTCCGCGTCCCGATCGCCAAGGGCGCCGAGCGCGGCACCGTCCCGGCCGGCCGGTAG
- the zapE gene encoding cell division protein ZapE, translated as MVHIEQLAARTPAVSVDELLNGFYPSPRFGEVSFASYRPDPAQPSQAQAVHALQHFAAGVGARDGDGLFKRLFGKKDNSRAGIYLDGGFGVGKTHLLASLWHAAPGPKAFGTFVEYTNLVGALSFRKTVDALSHYKLVCIDEFELDDPGDTVLMSRLMRELADAGVKLAATSNTLPGSLGDGRFAAVDFQREIQVLADQFDVVRIDGEDFRHRGLPAAPAPLRNDDLTHRMQAEFDGRTVARDEFSTLINHLAGVHPSRYRQLLEGIEGVVWKNVHTITEQAVALRFVVLADRLYDKDVPILASGVPFDQLFTEEMMTGGYMKKYFRAVSRLTALAREGQNHEPS; from the coding sequence TTGGTACACATCGAACAGCTCGCCGCCCGCACGCCGGCAGTTTCCGTGGACGAACTCCTCAACGGGTTCTATCCGTCGCCGCGGTTCGGTGAGGTGTCGTTCGCGAGCTACCGCCCCGACCCGGCCCAGCCCAGCCAGGCGCAGGCGGTCCACGCCCTGCAGCACTTCGCGGCCGGAGTGGGCGCACGCGACGGCGACGGCCTGTTCAAACGGCTCTTCGGCAAGAAGGACAACTCGCGGGCGGGCATTTACCTCGACGGCGGATTCGGCGTCGGCAAGACCCACCTGCTGGCATCGCTGTGGCACGCCGCCCCCGGGCCCAAGGCCTTCGGCACGTTCGTTGAGTACACCAACCTCGTCGGCGCGCTGTCCTTCCGCAAGACTGTCGACGCGCTGAGCCACTACAAGCTCGTCTGCATTGACGAGTTTGAACTCGACGACCCGGGCGACACCGTGCTGATGTCCCGGCTCATGCGCGAACTCGCCGACGCCGGCGTGAAGCTCGCCGCGACCTCCAACACGCTGCCGGGCTCCCTTGGCGACGGCCGGTTTGCCGCCGTCGACTTCCAGCGGGAAATCCAGGTGCTGGCGGACCAGTTCGACGTCGTGCGGATCGACGGCGAGGACTTCCGCCACCGCGGCCTGCCGGCGGCGCCCGCGCCGCTGCGCAATGATGACCTGACGCACCGCATGCAGGCTGAATTCGACGGCAGGACCGTGGCCCGCGACGAGTTCAGCACCCTGATCAACCACCTGGCCGGCGTGCACCCGAGCCGTTACCGCCAGCTGCTGGAAGGGATCGAGGGCGTCGTGTGGAAGAACGTGCACACGATCACCGAGCAGGCCGTGGCGCTGCGCTTCGTGGTGCTGGCGGACCGGCTCTACGACAAGGACGTGCCGATCCTGGCCAGCGGCGTGCCCTTCGACCAGCTCTTCACCGAGGAGATGATGACCGGCGGGTACATGAAGAAGTACTTCCGCGCCGTCTCGCGCCTCACCGCCCTGGCCCGCGAGGGCCAGAACCACGAGCCCTCCTGA
- a CDS encoding antitoxin produces MGLLDDLKGKAQQVIGGNEQAIKDGIEKAGDFVDSKTGGKYADKVDAVQKGASDFVDNSGDRPATDPVAGQRPVAEEPPVAGEPRQQGL; encoded by the coding sequence GTGGGTTTACTTGACGATCTGAAGGGCAAGGCTCAGCAAGTCATTGGTGGCAATGAACAGGCCATCAAGGACGGCATCGAAAAGGCCGGCGATTTCGTCGACTCCAAGACCGGCGGCAAGTACGCCGACAAGGTAGATGCTGTGCAGAAGGGTGCCTCCGACTTCGTGGACAACTCAGGCGACCGTCCGGCAACGGACCCCGTCGCCGGGCAGCGTCCCGTCGCGGAGGAGCCCCCTGTCGCCGGGGAACCCCGGCAGCAGGGTCTCTGA
- a CDS encoding cytochrome, which yields MTAPLLAHATDHGRMYARSTTAQFSVPSITTVIGQQPHGLDGWFGYMGANSLARDPELPAILGSPARLRQAVSRAAKAAETYRDDAAKRGDRVHNYCEQVALRALGRPHQMKETREALAANGEEAFAARFDEWWELFQVEPIAPEITVWNQTVGYAGTLDLVAKINGRTCLIDYKTKSTSRDGTVKPLDDKVVMQLVAGMKAEESLVDPVAGEWEAWQHGESPILLAVAVGETEVRPQRANPDVLKHHWWKFCALRRVWEMSADTVAAGSALLPIAPPVKR from the coding sequence ATGACAGCTCCACTTCTTGCCCACGCCACTGACCATGGCCGGATGTATGCCCGTTCCACAACAGCGCAGTTCTCCGTCCCCTCGATCACCACGGTGATCGGGCAGCAGCCCCACGGCCTGGACGGCTGGTTCGGTTACATGGGTGCCAACAGCCTGGCCCGGGATCCGGAGCTCCCCGCTATCCTCGGCAGCCCGGCCAGGCTCCGGCAGGCGGTCAGCCGGGCCGCCAAAGCAGCGGAGACGTACCGGGACGACGCCGCCAAGCGCGGCGACCGCGTCCACAACTACTGCGAACAGGTCGCGCTCCGCGCCCTCGGCCGCCCGCACCAGATGAAGGAAACCAGGGAGGCCCTCGCTGCCAACGGGGAGGAAGCCTTCGCCGCCCGTTTCGATGAGTGGTGGGAGCTGTTCCAGGTTGAGCCGATCGCACCGGAGATCACCGTCTGGAATCAGACGGTGGGCTACGCGGGCACCCTGGACCTGGTGGCGAAGATCAACGGCCGTACCTGCCTCATCGACTACAAGACCAAGAGCACCAGCCGGGACGGCACGGTCAAGCCGCTCGATGACAAGGTGGTCATGCAGCTCGTTGCCGGCATGAAGGCGGAAGAAAGCCTCGTTGATCCCGTAGCGGGGGAGTGGGAGGCCTGGCAGCACGGCGAGTCGCCGATCCTTCTTGCCGTGGCCGTCGGTGAAACGGAAGTCCGCCCGCAGCGGGCCAACCCCGATGTCCTGAAGCACCACTGGTGGAAATTCTGCGCGCTGCGCCGTGTCTGGGAAATGTCCGCCGACACCGTCGCCGCCGGGTCGGCGCTGCTGCCGATCGCGCCGCCGGTGAAGCGCTGA
- the def gene encoding peptide deformylase → MAILNIRIIGDPVLRTVADPVTEFGPELAKLVADMTETMEDVEGAGLAAPQIGVSQRVFTYRIGGVEGHIINPVLENSEDFQEDQVEGCLSIPGLGFPVRRHRHTRVTGVDLHGNPVTVEGEGMLARCFQHETDHLDGILYTDRLEGEDRKAALRAIRNANYEAITEKTTAKRAKTVGSSFGGSSFGITP, encoded by the coding sequence ATGGCCATTCTGAATATCCGCATCATCGGCGACCCTGTGTTGCGCACGGTCGCCGATCCTGTGACGGAATTCGGGCCTGAACTGGCCAAACTGGTCGCCGACATGACGGAGACCATGGAGGATGTGGAGGGCGCAGGCCTGGCCGCACCCCAGATTGGTGTAAGCCAGCGGGTCTTCACCTACCGGATCGGCGGCGTCGAGGGCCACATCATCAACCCCGTCCTCGAAAACAGTGAGGATTTCCAGGAGGACCAGGTCGAAGGTTGCCTGTCCATCCCCGGTCTCGGGTTCCCCGTCCGCCGCCACCGGCACACCCGGGTGACCGGGGTCGACCTCCACGGCAACCCTGTGACGGTGGAGGGCGAGGGCATGCTGGCGCGATGCTTCCAGCACGAGACCGACCACCTGGACGGCATCCTGTACACCGACCGGCTCGAGGGCGAAGACCGGAAGGCTGCCTTGCGCGCCATCCGCAACGCCAACTACGAGGCCATTACGGAAAAGACGACGGCGAAGCGCGCCAAGACGGTCGGCAGCAGCTTCGGCGGTTCCAGCTTCGGTATCACCCCGTGA